The uncultured Celeribacter sp. genome includes the window TTGCCCCGCGCTTCAAGCAGCGCGAGGATCTGATTTTGCCGGTGACTGCGTGTCATGTCCCCTCCTGTCGTCCCGCCGCGACGATAGCGCGTCCGGTGCTGCGATCAAAGAGTCGCAGACGGGACATGTCGAAATCAAGACCGACTTCGTCACCTGTGGCGGGGGCGCCCTGCACGGGGCTTTTCACCACCATGCGGTCAGCGCCCATGGAGACCTCGACCAGAGCTTCGGCGCCGATCAGTTCGCAGTTGGTCACCTGCGCCCGGGCCATGCCGGTTCGCGACAGGGTCACCTCTTCGGGGCGCAGGCCGATCAACACATCGCGTGGCAGGTCGCCGCCATGGATAAGGTCCGAGGTGAAGGCAGCATGGCCAAGTCTGCCGCCATCGGCACGGGCCGGTATAAGCGCCATTTCCGGTGTGCCGATAAAGGTGGCGACAAAGGTGTTGGAGGGGTTCATGTAGATGTCCATCGGTGCCCCAACCTGTTGCAGGTGGCCCTTGGACATCATGGCGACGCGGGTGCCCAGTGTCATCGCTTCGATCTGGTCGTGGGTGACGTAGATCACTGTCAGCCCCAGTTCAGAATGAAGCCGCTTGAGTTCGGCCCGCATCCGGTTGCGCAATTTGGCATCAAGGTTCGACAGGGGTTCGTCAAAGAGAAAGACCTTGGGTTGACGCACCAGCGCGCGGCCGATTGCGACGCGCTGACGTTCGCCGCCTGAAAGTTCCTTGGGGCGGCGATTCAGTAGGTCGGTGATCGACAGGATCTCTGCCGCCTCGCGGATGCGGACGTCGATCTCGGTCTTGGACAGTTTCGTCGTCTTCAGAAGGCCGAAGGCCATGTTGCGATAGGCGGTCATATGGGGGTAGAGCGCGTAGCTCTGAAAGACCATGGCGATGTCACGAGCCTGTGGTTGGGCATCGGTCACGTCCTTGCCGTCGATCACAAGCTGGCCCGAGGTGATCTCCTCCAGTCCTGCGATCATGCGCAGCGTCGTG containing:
- a CDS encoding ABC transporter ATP-binding protein, yielding MATVQLNNICKSYGDRKTVHDINLTIEDREFMVLVGPSGCGKSTTLRMIAGLEEITSGQLVIDGKDVTDAQPQARDIAMVFQSYALYPHMTAYRNMAFGLLKTTKLSKTEIDVRIREAAEILSITDLLNRRPKELSGGERQRVAIGRALVRQPKVFLFDEPLSNLDAKLRNRMRAELKRLHSELGLTVIYVTHDQIEAMTLGTRVAMMSKGHLQQVGAPMDIYMNPSNTFVATFIGTPEMALIPARADGGRLGHAAFTSDLIHGGDLPRDVLIGLRPEEVTLSRTGMARAQVTNCELIGAEALVEVSMGADRMVVKSPVQGAPATGDEVGLDFDMSRLRLFDRSTGRAIVAAGRQEGT